From one Dysidea avara chromosome 9, odDysAvar1.4, whole genome shotgun sequence genomic stretch:
- the LOC136267017 gene encoding receptor-type tyrosine-protein phosphatase S-like isoform X2 has protein sequence MDCNVIWKQLWSLFVLTSAMLYGLTAVDAQCLGVELVVDGQVYNEDVLYKPIGQNGVFITCQNCDDTLHRPIWHMPGGTQVPSCNTSDVAVCFDWPKDTSRDLIFSGFEESSVGVYECRIASIIQFPKSINITVLDPPNITRSPKSKMVAFPNTQVTLSCEAVSMDGSVQYHWESRGFTETNWTVEATVQSTSFSTKPSESRQYRCVAANDAGNVTSDVANVTVLKIVGHPQTQTVGINSTVRFTCTSSMSNDLIFSWTHNSRLLEQDNILKGDTSTIEIVGADKSNDGRYVCIVSSGSLMTLSNTATLTVITDPPVITVHPLGGYIPLGHYITLRCEANGLGLLVYTWERRQSNQDWTVISSDSLTTYNTTTNGFYRCRVENEAGSVVSNETQVHVYGPPTFLVHPVGGDIPMGYNVTLECEASGRGLLAYLWEKRESGGDWTIVDDSNTTTYTTSISGLYQCNVSNEAGSVVSNSATVNVYGPPEIINHPISDYVPMGRNITLMCRASGLGTLVYSWERRSSGSSWTTVSNDNTISYTTDTTLTIGEYMYRCNVSNEAGSVVSNRATVNVYGSPGITDHPTGGDVPMGRSITLMCRASGLGILVYSWERRSSGSDWTTVSNDNTTSYTTDTTLTIGEYMYRCRVSNEAGSTVSNGARVDNYGVPIVTVHPSDHLATVDMDVALNCEGSGKGMLIYQWENNVDNSWSTVTNSNNKTYKIENIQESEGYRCVVGNEVGNVTSNPAMITILEITTHPQDRLVPVGSSVNLTCTSSVSSNVTFSWTSDGRDVTGQSTSTGDTSILTITSVRSSDDGSYVCNVRSGSLSVISNTANLTVYGSPVITTHPSSIDVPVGNNFTLSCQAGGHGSLLFSWEKFSGGSWHVVDNTTEYTASIKTDGQVTYRCTVTNEAGSVASDIANINVYGPPIVQELPQQVHVVLGEEFQITCTATNHKNSPMNMTFSWKTPNGVEYNYTTTDEDDSRTASSILHINRVVHSGGYKCIAGIGGTINASVSTNIVVEVHSSRPQHLSIISEEVDSLMLKWRNPVQPRGIVDHFKVYYNHTNHFEYAITTLINNTYTLDNLRPYTEYSVYVTAVRLIGTTGRSLEGEKSRTVTGRTLAGKPVIVTVNEDRRPNKTINFESVSERGHTIVVELPTITAQNGPFSYLYIIVHMASDQLITDPESISTQQLLRESTKTTPLFYVAAVVNASQYVPDYRMSYILGAGDNTTDSNGRVFYNREVIQDTVLLFYRVFSVSSTQQQEISTTTNVQTRVFPTQQDVSGSDDSSGTGLVIGAIIAVLVIVILVIVVVIVFLLVYRSRHSDSIRTIDKESASCPTKLTESAIMDSVNPAFKIKLELSEVNSCVGQPTTLPIGLPNLYQPEVTWMKDEKPVTHPILPDGSLYIINTDIHDQGDYTVTVSSEGNTVSAMLKLTVTNPKLSTNDSHQAVKVDNFAEHLAMLKASKSAKLEEDFQKVSLDLLLTQHAAKLSCNKTKNRFINIMPYDHSRVVLSPQDQLIGSDYINASYINGYKEPKAYIAAQGPVINSLNDFWRMIWEHNIKTIVMLTRLVEDSKIKCRQYWPDSGSTTYGSINVILHKEENRAYYSIRHFHVKKVSDDDDDNEVRVICQLHFTGWPDHGVPNHATALLDFQRIVNDYHYRNTAKPMLVHCSAGVGRTGTFIAIDSEIQRIQKESVVNVFDCVHKMRYQRNHMVQTMEQYTFIYTALLEYITCGNTSICGPVKSAIVRVDELFTVNPSAEKSELQLQFEKLMMIKETLSCTTTSPRCSIDCTEMVLHKPDGSSDHLNAFYINGYHKRKAFIVAPEPIQSTAIDFWTMVWENKSQVVILLGQLTEDEEKVLFNCCNENLESESFVSEITSVETLNEEIVQRNIKLTNTRENMSRTITHFQYVKWSQHSCPISSTPVVDMIKVLERIQGNGPITVHCSDDIGCCGTLCALIISINQFKTEQLFNVFKTVHVLQSQKLELVENLEQYEYIHRALVAVLQET, from the exons ATGGATTGCAACGTAATTTGGAAGCAACTATGGAGTCTGTTCGTGCTAACTTCAGCGATGCTATATG GACTGACAGCTGTAGACGCACAGTGTCTTGGTGTTGAATTGGTAGTGGATGGCCAAGTATATAATGAAGATGTATTGTACAAGCCGATTGGACAGAATGGTGTTTTTATAACATGCCAAAACTGTGATGATACTCTTCACAGGCCAATTTGGCATATGCCAGGTGGAACACAGGTACCATCATGCAACACAAGTGATGTTGCTGTGTGTTTTGATTGGCCAAAAGATACTTCCCGTGATCTTATATTTTCGGGATTTGAGGAATCATCAGTTGGAGTATATGAATGTAGGATTGCTTCAATTATACAATTTCCCAAGTCTATCAACATAACTGTGCTAG ATCCCCCAAATATTACAAGATCTCCTAAAAGCAAGATGGTAGCATTTCCCAATACACAAGTCACTCTTAGTTGTGAAGCAGTTTCTATGGATGGATCTGTACAGTATCATTGGGAGAGCAGAGGCTTCACAGAAACCAACTGGACTGTtgaagctacagtacaaagtACAAGTTTCAGTACAAAACCATCAGAATCTCGGCAATACAGATGCGTTGCAGCAAATGATGCCGGAAATGTAACCTCAGATGTGGCAAATGTCACTGTACTAA AAATTGTTGGCCATCCTCAAACACAAACTGTAGGTATCAATTCAACAGTTCGTTTTACGTGTACATCATCCATGTCAAATGACCTCATATTTTCATGGACTCACAATAGCCGACTTCTTGAACAAGATAACATACTTAAAGGTGACACAAGTACAATAGAAATTGTAGGAGCAGACAAGAGTAATGATGGCCgctatgtgtgtattgtaagcAGTGGATCATTGATGACTCTATCAAACACTGCTACTCTGACAGTTATTACTg ATCCACCAGTAATAACTGTTCACCCATTGGGTGGATATATACCATTGGGACATTATATTACTCTCCGATGTGAAGCAAATGGTTTAGGGTTACTAGTATACACGTGGGAGAGAAGACAATCAAATCAGGACTGGACAGTTATCAGTAGTGATAGTTTAACAACATACAACACAACCACTAATGGATTCTACAGGTGTAGAGTAGAAAACGAAGCTGGATCAGTTGTGTCTAATGAAACACAAGTACATGTTTACG gTCCTCCAACGTTTCTTGTTCATCCAGTGGGCGGTGACATACCTATGGGATATAATGTAACCCTTGAATGTGAAGCAAGTGGTAGGGGGCTGCTGGCGTATTTGTGGGAGAAGAGGGAATCCGGTGGAGACTGGACTATTGTTGATGACAGTAATACAACAACCTATACTACATCAATAAGTGGACTATATCAATGTAACGTGAGCAATGAGGCTGGATCAGTTGTGTCTAATAGTGCtactgtgaatgtgtatg GTCCCCCAGAAATCATAAATCACCCAATAAGTGATTATGTCCCAATGGGAAGAAACATCACTCTCATGTGTAGAGCTAGTGGTCTAGGAACGCTAGTATATTCCTGGGAGAGAAGAAGttctggtagtagttggactactgttagtaatgataacacaatatcatacactactgatacaacactgactattggagagtacatgtacaggtgtaatGTGAGCAATGAAGCTGGATCAGTTGTGTCTAATAGAGCtactgtgaatgtgtatg GTTCTCCAGGGATCACAGATCACCCAACAGGTGGTGATGTACCAATGGGAAGAAGCATCACTCTCATGTGTAGAGCTAGTGGTCTAGGAATACTAGTATATTCCTGGGAGAGAAGAAGTTCTGGTAGTGATTGGACTACTGTTAGTAATGATAACACAACATCATACACTACTGATACAACACTGACTATTGgagagtacatgtacaggtgtcGAGTCAGCAATGAGGCTGGTTCAACTGTTTCTAATGGAGCAAGAGTAGACAATTATG GTGTGCCCATTGTCACAGTTCATCCTTCTGATCACTTGGCAACTGTTGACATGGATGTTGCTCTAAACTGTGAGGGAAGTGGAAAAGGAATGCTGATATATCAGTGGGAAAACAATGTTGACAATTCCTGGTCAACTGTCACTAATAGCAACAACAAAACTTATAAAATAGAAAACATTCAAGAGTCAGAGGGGTATAGATGTGTAGTGGGAAATGAAGTTGGTAATGTCACATCAAATCCAGCGATGATCACAATTCTGG AAATCACTACTCATCCTCAAGACAGACTAGTCCCAGTTGGTTCATCAGTCAATTTAACATGTACATCATCAGTATCATCTAATGTGACATTCTCATGGACTAGTGATGGTAGAGATGTTACAGGACAATCAACATCAACTGGTGAcactagtatactaacaattacTAGTGTGAGGAGTAGTGATGATGGTAGTTATGTGTGTAATGTGAGGAGTGGATCATTATCAGTGATATCTAACACTGCTAACCTGACTGTCTATG GTTCTCCAGTGATCACAACTCACCCATCAAGTATTGATGTACCAGTGGGAAATAATTTTACTCTTTCTTGTCAGGCTGGTGGTCATGGATCATTACTGTTTTCTTGGGAAAAATTTAGTGGGGGTAGCTGGCATGTAGTTGATAACACAACAGAATACACTGCTAGCATCAAAACAGATGGACAAGTCACGTACAGGTGTACTGTAACAAATGAAGCTGGATCAGTGGCATCTGATATAGCCAACATCAATGTATATG GTCCACCCATAGTACAGGAACTACCTCAACAAGTTCATGTAGTGTTGGGAGAGGAGTTTCAGATCACATGTACTGCTACTAATCATAAAAATTCACCAATGAACATGACCTTCTCTTGGAAGACACCAAATGGTGTTGAATACAACTACACAACAACTGATGAGGATGATAGTCGAACAGCTTCCTCCATTCTTCATATCAATAGAGTTGTACACAGTGGAGGGTATAAGTGTATTGCAGGGATTGGAGGAACTATCAATGCCAGCGTATCAACGAATATAGTAGTAGAAG TACATTCTTCAAGGCCTCAACATCTTAGTATCATTTCAGAGGAAGTTGATTCACTTATGCTTAAGTGGAGGAACCCTGTTCAACCACGAGGAATTGTTGATCATTTTAAG GTTTACTACAATCATACCAATCATTTTGAATATGCCATTACTACGTTGATAAACAACACATACACTCTTGACAACCTCAGACCATACAcagagtacagtgtatatgtgacaGCAGTCAGGTTGATAGGAACTACTGGTAGATCACTGGAGGGGGAGAAGAGTAGAACAGTAACTGGGAGAACATTAGCTGGAA AGCCTGTTATTGTAACTGTCAATGAAGACAGGAGACCAAATAAAACTATCAACTTTGAATCTGTATCAGAAAGAGGGCACACAATTGTTGTAGAATTACCAACTATAACAGCCCAAAATGGCCCATTCAG TTACTTATACATTATCGTACATATGGCCAGTGATCAGCTGATAACTGATCCTGAAAGTATTTCAACACAGCAACTTCTTAGGGAGTCCACTAAGACTACTCCACTATTCTATGTGGCTGCTGTGGTTAATGCCAGTCAGTATGTACCTGATTATAGGATGAGCTACATCCTGGGAGCTGGTGATAACACTACTGATTCTAATGGTCGTGTGTTTTATAACAGAGAAGTGATTCAGGACACAGTTTTACTGTTTTACCGAGTGTTCTCAGTCAGCAGCACACAGCAG CAAGAAATTTCTACAACAACAAATGTACAGACTAGAG TTTTCCCAACACAACAAGACGTCAGTGGCAGTGATGACAGCAGTGGTACAGGCCTTGTGATAGGAGCCATTATTGCAGTACTGGTCATTGTCATCTTGGTGATTGTGGTAGTGATAGTATTCTTACT TGTTTACAGAAGTAGACATTCTGACAGCATTAGAACAA TTGATAAAGAAAGTGCATCATGTCCTACCAAACTGACAGAGTCAGCAATTATGGATTCTg TTAATCCAGCGTTTAAGATCAAACTAGAACTGTCTGAAGTAAATTCATGTGTTGGTCAGCCAACTACACTACCAATTGGTCTACCAAACCTTTATCAACCTGAAGTCACTTGGATGAAAGACGAGAAGCCAGTTACTCATCCAATACTTCCAGATGGCTCTTTATATATTATTAATACCGACATCCACGACCAGGGAGATTACACAGTGACTGTATCCAGTGAGGGAAACACTGTTTCTGCCATGCTGAAACTTACGGTTACCAATcctaaactttctacaa ATGACTCTCACCAAGCAGTGAAAGTAGATAACTTTGCAGAGCATCTTGCTATGTTGAAGGCAAGCAAATCTGCTAAACTCGAGGAAGATTTTCAGAAAGTGTCTCTTGATTTACTGTTAACTCAACATGCTGCAAAATTAAGCTGCAATAAAACTAAAAATCGTTTTATAAACATTATGCCAT ATGATCATTCTCGGGTGGTGTTGAGCCCGCAGGATCAACTCATTGGTAGTGACTACATCAATGCATCTTACATCAAT GGTTATAAGGAGCCAAAAGCATACATCGCAGCACAAGGCCCTGTTATCAACTCACTCAATGATTTTTGGAGGATGATCTGGGAACACAACATAAAAACCATTGTGATGTTGACTAGACTGGTGGAAGATTCTAAG ATTAAATGTCGCCAATACTGGCCTGATTCTGGTTCAACTACTTATGGCTCCATAAATGTCATACTTCACAAAGAGGAAAACAGAGCATATTACAGCATTCGTCACTTTCATGTCAAAAAg GTCtcagatgatgatgacgatAATGAAGTCCGTGTAATATGCCAGCTTCATTTCACTGGCTGGCCTGACCATGGTGTACCAAACCATGCTACTGCCCTGTTGGATTTCCAGAGGATAGTTAATGATTACCACTATCGTAATACTGCCAAACCAATGTTGGTACACTGCAG TGCTGGTGTTGGGCGTACTGGGACTTTCATAGCAATTGACAGTGAGATACAACGTATCCAAAAAGAAAGTGTTGTAAATGTGTTTGACTGTGTACACAAAATGAGATACcaaagaaatcatatggttcaAACAATG GAGCAGTACACATTCATTTACACAGCTTTACTGGAGTACATTACTTGTGGAAATACCTCCATCTGTGGTCCAGTGAAGAGTGCTATAGTTAGAGTTGATGAATTGTTCACTGTAAATCCATCTGCTGAGAAAAGTGAACTTCAGTTACAATTCGAG AAACTGATGATGATAAAGGAAACTCTTTCTTGTACTACGACATCACCAAGATGTAGCA TTGACTGCACTGAGATGGTATTACACAAACCTGATGGAAGTTCTGATCACCTTAATGCTTTCTACATTAAC GGCTATCACAAACGTAAAGCTTTTATTGTTGCACCAGAGCCTATACAATCAACTGCAATTGATTTCTGGACAATGGTATGGGAAAATAAATCTCAAGTTGTTATATTGTTGGGTCAACTAACAGAAGATGAAGAG AAGGTATTGTTTAATTGCTGCAATGAAAATTTGGAGTCAGAGAGCTTTGTGAGTGAAATCACTTCAGTAGAGACATTGAATGAGGAAATTGTTCAGCGTAACATCAAACTGACAAATACAAGAGAG AACATGTCTCGGACCATAACACACTTTCAGTATGTAAAGTGGTCTCAACACTCCTGTCCTATTAGTTCCACCCCTGTGGTTGATATGATCAAAGTATTGGAACGTATTCAAGGCAATGGACCAATCACTGTCCATTGCAG TGATGACATTGGATGCTGTGGGACACTGTGTGCGCTAATAATCAGTATTAATCAGTTCAAGACAGAACAGTTGTTCAACGTATTTAAAACAGTTCATGTACTACAGTCGCAGAAGTTAGAACTAGTGGAAAACTTA GAACAATATGAATATATTCACAGAGCACTTGTGGCAGTCCTACAGGAAACATAA